A DNA window from Rhineura floridana isolate rRhiFlo1 chromosome 11, rRhiFlo1.hap2, whole genome shotgun sequence contains the following coding sequences:
- the PRRT2 gene encoding proline-rich transmembrane protein 2 — translation MSDDAEKNEAPPEQEQQGKEKEEEQGNPEEHDQVEGKLQEQPQPQSPPQSPPAAPEAPASPVMVTVTIEEETVGGPQENGDPPGLRAGSAEELGTTTAPPSSPPARSKSASLNDLKPQNSVNGDPRAVMRSSLSGSQVHLAGSAGSPRASLSRQASTIASAAGEAGEKPKDYIFIAALSCFCPIWPINIVAFVYSVMSRNSFQQGDIDGARRLGRVAKLLSIVALVGGVLIIVASCAINFGVFQ, via the exons ATGTCGGACGATGCTGAGAAGAACGAGGCTCCCCCAGAACAGGAGCAacaagggaaggagaaggaggaggagcagggaaaTCCTGAGGAACATGACCAGGTGGAGGGGAAGCTGCAGGAGCAGCCACAGCCACAGTCCCCACCTCAGAGCCCCCCAGCAGCACCAGAGGCCCCCGCATCGCCTGTGATGGTGACGGTGACAATTGAGGAGGAGACTGTGGGGGGACCGCAGGAGAATGGGGATCCCCCAGGGCTGAGGGCTGGCTCAGCTGAGGAGCTAGGGACCACCACAGCCCCACCCAGTAGCCCCCCAGCGCGTTCCAAATCAGCCTCGTTGAATGACCTGAAGCCCCAGAACAGTGTCAATGGTGACCCACGGGCTGTCATGAGGAGCAGTTTGTCTGGGTCTCAGGTACACTTAGCGGGATCGGCAGGATCTCCGCGGGCCAGCCTGAGCCGGCAGGCCTCAACCATAGCATCAGCAGCTGGTGAAGCTGGGGAGAAACCCAAAGACTACATATTCATTGCTGCCCTCTCCTGTTTCTGCCCTATTTGGCCCATCAACATTGTTGCCTTTGTGTACTCTGTCATG TCCCGTAACAGCTTCCAGCAGGGAGACATTGATGGGGCCCGGCGGCTGGGACGGGTCGCAAAACTGCTGAGCATTGTGGCATTGGTCGGGGGGGTGCTCATAATTGTAGCCTCTTGTGCCATCAACTTTGGAG tgtTCCAGTGA